The Capra hircus breed San Clemente chromosome 25, ASM170441v1, whole genome shotgun sequence genome has a window encoding:
- the MLST8 gene encoding target of rapamycin complex subunit LST8 isoform X1: MNTSPGTVGSDPVILATAGYDHTVRFWQAHSGICTRTVQHQDSQVNALEITPDRTMIAAAGYQHIRMYDLNSNNPNPIISYDGVNKNVASVGFHEDGRWMYTGGEDCTARIWDLRSRNLQCQRIFQVNAPINCVCLHPNQAELIVGDQSGAIHIWDLKTDHNEQLIPEPEVSITSAHIDPDASYMAAVNSTGNCYVWNLTGGIGDEVTQLIPKTKIPAHTRYALQCRFSPDSTLLATCSADQTCKIWRTSNFSLMTELSIKSSNPGESSRGWMWGCAFSGDSQYIVTASSDNLARLWCVETGEIKREYGGHQKAVVCLAFNDSVLG, translated from the exons ATGAATACGTCTCCAGGCACAGTGGGCAGTGACCCCGTCATCTTGGCCACTGCAGGCTATGACCACACGGTGCGGTTCTGGCAGGCCCACAGCGGGATCTGTACGCGAACTGTGCAGCACCAGGACTCC CAGGTGAACGCGCTGGAGATCACACCCGACCGCACCATGATTGCAGCTGCAG GTTACCAGCACATTCGCATGTATGACCTCAACTCCAATAACCCCAACCCCATCATCAGTTACGATGGGGTCAACAAGAACGTCGCATCGGTGGGCTTCCACGAGGACGGGCGTTGGATGTACACGGGTGGGGAGGACTGCACCGCCCGCATCTGGGACCTCAG GTCCCGGAACCTGCAGTGTCAGCGAATCTTCCAGGTGAATGCGCCGATTAACTGTGTGTGCCTGCACCCCAACCAG GCGGAGCTCATCGTGGGTGACCAAAGTGGCGCCATCCACATCTGGGACTTGAAAACCGACCACAATGAGCAGCTGATCCCGGAGCCAGAGGTCTCCATCACATCCGCCCACATCGACCCAGACGCCAGCTACATGGCTGCTGTCAATAGCACT GGGAACTGCTATGTCTGGAACCTGACCGGAGGCATTGGCGATGAGGTGACACAGCTCATCCCCAAGACCAAGATCCCGGCGCACACCCGCTACGCCCTGCAGTGCCGCTTCAGCCCCGACTCCAC gctcCTCGCCACCTGCTCGGCTGACCAGACATGCAAGATCTGGAGGACGTCCAACTTCTCCCTGATGACAGAGCTGAGCATCAAGAGCAGCAACCCCGGAGAATCATCTCGGGGCTGGATGTGGGGTTGCGCCTTCTCAGGGGACTCGCAGTACATCGTCACCG ctTCCTCTGACAACCTGGCCCGGCTCTGGTGCGTGGAGACAGGCGAGATCAAGAGAGAGTACGGCGGCCACCAGAAAGCCGTCGTGTGCTTGGCCTTCAATGACAGCGTGCTGGGCTAG
- the MLST8 gene encoding target of rapamycin complex subunit LST8 isoform X2, with protein MNTSPGTVGSDPVILATAGYDHTVRFWQAHSGICTRTVQHQDSVNALEITPDRTMIAAAGYQHIRMYDLNSNNPNPIISYDGVNKNVASVGFHEDGRWMYTGGEDCTARIWDLRSRNLQCQRIFQVNAPINCVCLHPNQAELIVGDQSGAIHIWDLKTDHNEQLIPEPEVSITSAHIDPDASYMAAVNSTGNCYVWNLTGGIGDEVTQLIPKTKIPAHTRYALQCRFSPDSTLLATCSADQTCKIWRTSNFSLMTELSIKSSNPGESSRGWMWGCAFSGDSQYIVTASSDNLARLWCVETGEIKREYGGHQKAVVCLAFNDSVLG; from the exons ATGAATACGTCTCCAGGCACAGTGGGCAGTGACCCCGTCATCTTGGCCACTGCAGGCTATGACCACACGGTGCGGTTCTGGCAGGCCCACAGCGGGATCTGTACGCGAACTGTGCAGCACCAGGACTCC GTGAACGCGCTGGAGATCACACCCGACCGCACCATGATTGCAGCTGCAG GTTACCAGCACATTCGCATGTATGACCTCAACTCCAATAACCCCAACCCCATCATCAGTTACGATGGGGTCAACAAGAACGTCGCATCGGTGGGCTTCCACGAGGACGGGCGTTGGATGTACACGGGTGGGGAGGACTGCACCGCCCGCATCTGGGACCTCAG GTCCCGGAACCTGCAGTGTCAGCGAATCTTCCAGGTGAATGCGCCGATTAACTGTGTGTGCCTGCACCCCAACCAG GCGGAGCTCATCGTGGGTGACCAAAGTGGCGCCATCCACATCTGGGACTTGAAAACCGACCACAATGAGCAGCTGATCCCGGAGCCAGAGGTCTCCATCACATCCGCCCACATCGACCCAGACGCCAGCTACATGGCTGCTGTCAATAGCACT GGGAACTGCTATGTCTGGAACCTGACCGGAGGCATTGGCGATGAGGTGACACAGCTCATCCCCAAGACCAAGATCCCGGCGCACACCCGCTACGCCCTGCAGTGCCGCTTCAGCCCCGACTCCAC gctcCTCGCCACCTGCTCGGCTGACCAGACATGCAAGATCTGGAGGACGTCCAACTTCTCCCTGATGACAGAGCTGAGCATCAAGAGCAGCAACCCCGGAGAATCATCTCGGGGCTGGATGTGGGGTTGCGCCTTCTCAGGGGACTCGCAGTACATCGTCACCG ctTCCTCTGACAACCTGGCCCGGCTCTGGTGCGTGGAGACAGGCGAGATCAAGAGAGAGTACGGCGGCCACCAGAAAGCCGTCGTGTGCTTGGCCTTCAATGACAGCGTGCTGGGCTAG